The Microscilla marina ATCC 23134 genome includes a window with the following:
- a CDS encoding peptidase domain-containing ABC transporter, with protein sequence MQTKNIEQIIIKLAEIYQHKYSPFDLRDQHVEDIHYDADHVGTFIDHLMEKGQQINVALLKNHIPPHNLEQLIKSVHFPVLVFRRLPDNAFAPIIIYNNQQNQVQGFDFCDDCVKSIKELVEIIPELITYEKSPDVNVQNEIILITAFPLHYIMDDYYSRKEGQDEKKKKLTPVKRLFRLLQGERRIIAFIYIYAIAVGIISLSLPLGIQATIGLVSGGMVFSSVVVLIALVIIGVMAGGGLQIMQISLVETLQQRVFAKTAFEFAFRIPKVKIESFLKYYPPELLNRFFDVLTLQKGLPKLFVDITGALLQIFFGLLLLSLYHPSFLVFALVLVGVVVSIFYITGGKGLRTSLKESDHKYKVAYWLQELARTVDSFKMAGHTNLPLQKMDEHVNNYLHYRKSHFKVLLLQFANIVVFKTIIIGGLLVLGTFLVVDRQITLGQLVASEVIIVLIVSSVEKLIVSMDTVYDMLTAVEKIAKITDLPTERATGLHVVFDEYQEGMHLMAKDLKYKYPDNPKYTINGVDFEFKPGENICIAGANDSGKHTLMKVITGMLSDYEGVLTVNHLSQRDINLIAMRDKISKNLTQDEIFDGTILENITLGCTDVNYKDVIWAIEKIGLSDYINGLKKGLYTQIGSSGKKLSGSVIAKIILARSVVSHPKLLIVNDFSEHISRRDKVKILKFLQDKSNGWTLIILSISDDPLLFESCDKIVLLSAGQVAAQGSYLNLKGNLNFQRLISRDRHGLP encoded by the coding sequence ATGCAAACTAAAAATATTGAGCAAATTATTATTAAGCTGGCCGAAATATATCAGCATAAATATAGTCCCTTTGATCTGCGAGATCAGCACGTAGAAGACATTCATTACGACGCTGACCATGTAGGCACCTTTATTGACCACCTCATGGAAAAAGGGCAACAAATAAATGTAGCTCTACTAAAAAATCATATCCCCCCCCATAACCTGGAGCAGCTCATAAAATCAGTACACTTCCCAGTATTGGTATTCAGGCGATTACCCGACAATGCTTTTGCTCCCATTATTATATATAACAATCAACAAAATCAAGTACAAGGTTTCGATTTTTGTGACGACTGCGTAAAGTCTATCAAAGAGCTGGTAGAGATTATTCCTGAGCTAATTACCTACGAAAAGTCTCCAGATGTAAACGTGCAGAACGAAATCATCCTCATTACAGCGTTTCCGCTGCATTATATCATGGATGATTACTATAGCAGAAAAGAAGGTCAAGACGAAAAAAAGAAAAAACTCACCCCCGTAAAACGCTTGTTTCGTTTGCTACAGGGCGAACGTCGTATCATTGCTTTTATATATATATATGCCATTGCTGTAGGTATTATCAGTTTGTCATTGCCGCTGGGTATTCAGGCAACTATAGGGCTGGTATCGGGTGGTATGGTCTTTAGCTCAGTGGTGGTTTTAATTGCCCTGGTCATTATAGGAGTGATGGCTGGCGGGGGCTTACAAATTATGCAAATAAGCCTGGTGGAGACACTCCAGCAACGGGTTTTTGCCAAAACAGCCTTTGAGTTTGCCTTTCGTATACCTAAAGTAAAAATAGAGAGCTTTTTGAAATATTACCCTCCTGAGCTTCTCAACCGGTTTTTTGATGTGCTGACACTACAAAAAGGTTTGCCCAAACTCTTTGTAGACATTACCGGAGCTTTGCTACAAATATTTTTTGGTTTGTTGCTATTGTCGCTATATCACCCTTCGTTTTTGGTGTTTGCCTTGGTTTTAGTAGGGGTTGTAGTGAGTATTTTCTACATCACAGGAGGCAAAGGTTTGCGAACCAGCCTCAAAGAGTCAGACCATAAATACAAAGTAGCTTATTGGCTACAAGAGCTTGCCCGTACCGTAGATTCTTTTAAGATGGCAGGGCATACCAACTTGCCTCTACAAAAAATGGATGAGCATGTAAACAACTACCTGCACTACCGTAAGAGCCACTTTAAGGTGTTGCTCCTTCAATTTGCCAATATTGTGGTATTCAAAACTATTATTATTGGTGGGTTGCTTGTTTTGGGTACTTTTTTGGTGGTAGACAGACAAATTACTCTGGGGCAACTGGTAGCTTCTGAAGTAATCATTGTATTAATTGTAAGTTCGGTAGAAAAACTGATTGTAAGCATGGATACAGTGTATGATATGCTAACTGCGGTAGAAAAAATTGCCAAAATTACTGACTTGCCTACCGAGCGTGCCACTGGATTACACGTGGTGTTTGATGAGTACCAAGAGGGAATGCACTTGATGGCCAAAGACCTAAAATACAAGTATCCTGACAACCCTAAATATACCATCAATGGAGTTGATTTTGAGTTTAAACCAGGCGAAAATATTTGTATAGCTGGCGCCAATGATTCTGGAAAACATACGCTCATGAAAGTGATTACCGGAATGTTGAGCGACTATGAAGGAGTATTGACGGTAAACCACTTGTCGCAACGTGACATTAACTTGATAGCTATGCGCGACAAAATAAGTAAAAACCTGACTCAAGACGAGATTTTTGATGGAACGATTTTGGAGAACATCACCTTGGGTTGTACCGATGTAAATTACAAAGATGTAATATGGGCTATAGAAAAGATTGGTTTATCAGACTACATCAATGGGCTCAAGAAAGGTTTGTATACCCAGATTGGTTCTTCGGGCAAAAAACTATCGGGAAGTGTCATTGCCAAAATTATTCTGGCACGTTCGGTAGTATCGCACCCTAAGTTATTGATTGTTAATGATTTTTCTGAACATATCAGTCGCCGGGATAAAGTAAAAATCCTGAAGTTTTTGCAAGATAAAAGCAATGGCTGGACACTTATTATTCTGAGTATTTCTGACGACCCGCTGTTATTTGAATCATGTGATAAAATTGTGCTTTTAAGTGCTGGACAGGTAGCTGCGCAAGGAAGTTACCTTAACCTAAAAGGAAACCTCAATTTTCAGCGTTTGATCTCTAGAGACCGACATGGTTTGCCATAG
- a CDS encoding HlyD family secretion protein: MLEISNEKIDYKEINEKVHSLKTLTPPRNARRLAYILILLLLILIGILFLPWQQNISATGKVTALRPSDRPQVVQSTIAGRIKEWRIQEGQSVTKGDTLAIISEVKSDYFDPQLLKRLEEQVTAKREGMEANQGKVRALDQQISALQDAQKFSLEKARNKYEQARLKVISDSANLQAEQVQYGIAKSQFGRYDSLYRNDGLISKTDWEKRQLKLQNTYAKVVALQNKLLISKNKLINARIEFNSLIADYTGKIFKSQSEKNSTQAYVANSRGELSKLRNKYANIEIRNQQYYVLAPQNGFVVKALKSGVGEMIKSNEAIATVMPANPSIAVELMVPARDVPLIEKGRHVRLEFDGWPALQVSGWPSVSVGTFGGQVKVIDYIISKGGKYRLLVVPDPEQDGNWPKQLRAGSGVYGWVMLKDVPIWYEFWRKLNGFPPSLYEEPNDDLQDKGGKKKKKAKN; the protein is encoded by the coding sequence ATGCTTGAAATATCTAACGAAAAAATAGATTACAAAGAAATCAACGAGAAGGTACACTCGTTGAAAACCCTGACCCCGCCCCGAAATGCGCGTAGGCTTGCTTACATTCTTATTCTGTTGCTTCTTATCTTAATTGGCATTTTGTTTTTGCCTTGGCAGCAGAACATTAGTGCCACTGGCAAAGTAACTGCCTTGCGTCCATCTGACCGCCCTCAGGTGGTGCAGTCTACCATTGCCGGGCGTATCAAAGAATGGAGAATACAAGAAGGGCAATCTGTGACAAAAGGCGATACCCTGGCCATTATATCTGAGGTCAAGTCTGATTACTTTGACCCGCAATTACTCAAACGTTTGGAAGAGCAAGTGACTGCCAAAAGGGAGGGCATGGAGGCAAACCAAGGCAAGGTAAGGGCCCTGGATCAACAAATCAGCGCGTTACAAGATGCCCAAAAGTTTAGCCTTGAAAAAGCCCGCAATAAGTATGAACAAGCCCGTCTTAAGGTAATCAGCGACAGTGCCAACTTACAGGCAGAACAAGTGCAATATGGCATTGCCAAGAGTCAGTTTGGTCGCTACGATAGTTTGTATAGAAACGATGGGTTGATCTCAAAAACTGATTGGGAAAAACGCCAGTTGAAACTACAAAACACCTATGCCAAAGTAGTAGCATTACAAAACAAACTATTGATCTCAAAAAACAAGCTCATCAATGCCCGTATTGAGTTCAACTCGTTGATTGCAGATTATACAGGAAAGATTTTTAAGTCACAATCAGAAAAAAACTCTACCCAGGCCTATGTTGCCAACTCTCGTGGAGAACTATCAAAACTACGTAACAAATACGCCAACATAGAGATACGCAACCAGCAATATTATGTATTGGCACCACAAAACGGTTTTGTAGTGAAGGCGTTGAAATCAGGAGTAGGCGAAATGATCAAAAGCAATGAGGCAATTGCCACCGTTATGCCAGCAAACCCATCGATCGCAGTAGAGTTGATGGTACCCGCCCGTGATGTACCGTTGATTGAAAAAGGCAGGCATGTACGTCTTGAGTTTGATGGTTGGCCTGCATTGCAGGTATCAGGTTGGCCTAGTGTGTCGGTAGGTACTTTTGGTGGCCAGGTAAAAGTGATAGACTATATCATTAGTAAAGGAGGTAAATATCGTTTGTTGGTAGTGCCTGATCCTGAGCAAGACGGCAACTGGCCCAAACAACTGAGGGCTGGCTCTGGAGTGTATGGTTGGGTAATGCTGAAAGATGTGCCAATATGGTACGAATTCTGGCGTAAGTTGAACGGCTTCCCTCCAAGTTTGTATGAAGAGCCTAACGATGATTTACAAGACAAAGGTGGAAAAAAGAAGAAGAAGGCAAAAAATTAA
- a CDS encoding TolC family protein translates to MKVQFITYITLALLLNYQALSAQIPGTLVSGTLKNSGKVQVMSFQFFYKQILEHHPIVKQASLLNEMARQRLRQTRGEGFDPKLKSDFSRKEFKSKDYFNTWKTSLKVPLWIGAIEAGYERNNGIFLNPENSLPSNGLGFLGISVPLGRGIVTNTRRATLRQAKTFIEIAEADRRAMVNQILLEATQTYWSWYLAHRKLELIKDGYNLASVRYKAVKQRVKMGELAGIDSVKAKIILQKRLYELQDVYTKSNNARIKLSNYLWQKDNIPLEVSGNLIPSDNVPINTPKLGDLLDQAAQNHPELLSLNLTQKNLRVEERLQRDELKPRVDLKYQILTNPVGNNQDKAVPVAFQENYKVGLKFEFPLFLRKARGKIQQVRIKKNQTELKLTQKQREVRNKVISYFNEFTNLQRLIQVQRQMVESYDLLRTGELKKFSVGESDLFLVNTRENQLLESRVKLASLEAKFRKYYAKLRWAAGLAPIE, encoded by the coding sequence ATGAAAGTGCAATTTATTACATACATCACACTAGCATTGTTACTGAACTATCAGGCACTCTCAGCCCAAATACCTGGGACTTTGGTCAGTGGCACGCTAAAAAATTCGGGGAAAGTCCAAGTGATGAGCTTTCAGTTTTTTTATAAACAAATATTAGAACATCACCCAATAGTAAAACAAGCAAGCCTGCTCAACGAAATGGCACGCCAACGGTTAAGACAAACCAGGGGAGAAGGTTTTGATCCTAAACTTAAATCTGATTTTTCGCGCAAAGAGTTCAAAAGCAAAGATTATTTCAATACCTGGAAAACCTCGTTGAAGGTGCCCTTGTGGATTGGTGCTATAGAGGCAGGGTATGAACGAAACAATGGTATTTTTCTAAACCCTGAAAACTCATTGCCTAGTAATGGACTAGGTTTTTTGGGCATATCGGTACCTTTGGGACGTGGTATTGTTACCAACACCCGCCGGGCTACATTGCGACAAGCAAAAACATTTATAGAGATAGCCGAGGCTGACCGTAGGGCTATGGTCAACCAAATACTACTGGAGGCTACCCAAACCTATTGGAGTTGGTACCTGGCACATCGTAAACTCGAGCTTATCAAAGATGGGTATAACCTTGCCAGTGTACGCTATAAAGCCGTAAAACAACGGGTAAAAATGGGCGAATTGGCAGGCATAGATTCGGTAAAAGCAAAAATTATATTGCAAAAGCGCTTGTATGAACTGCAAGACGTATACACTAAGTCTAACAATGCCCGCATTAAATTATCTAACTATTTATGGCAGAAAGATAATATTCCACTGGAAGTGTCAGGCAATTTAATTCCTTCTGATAACGTACCCATCAATACCCCTAAACTAGGCGATTTGCTGGATCAAGCGGCTCAAAATCACCCAGAGTTACTGAGTTTGAATCTGACACAAAAAAACCTGCGGGTAGAAGAACGCCTACAACGCGACGAACTAAAACCCAGGGTGGATCTAAAATACCAAATACTTACCAACCCGGTAGGTAACAACCAGGACAAGGCGGTGCCGGTGGCTTTTCAAGAAAACTATAAGGTGGGGCTTAAATTTGAGTTCCCCCTATTTTTGCGTAAAGCAAGGGGTAAAATACAACAAGTACGCATCAAGAAAAACCAAACTGAGCTTAAGCTTACTCAAAAACAAAGAGAAGTACGCAACAAAGTAATTAGCTACTTCAATGAGTTTACTAACTTACAAAGGCTTATTCAGGTACAAAGACAAATGGTAGAAAGCTACGACTTGTTACGTACTGGAGAACTGAAAAAGTTTAGCGTGGGCGAAAGCGATTTGTTTTTGGTAAACACCCGCGAAAACCAATTGCTGGAATCCAGGGTAAAACTAGCAAGCCTCGAAGCCAAATTTCGTAAATATTATGCGAAGCTACGTTGGGCAGCTGGTTTAGCTCCGATTGAGTAA
- a CDS encoding DUF2279 domain-containing protein, protein MAKAVKYIGLLAIFLLYHSFVKAQPVVSNKDSSQVNRSRLRTLIVGSSVLYGAGLVGLNEVWYKNSPKQSFHWFDDSQEWKQVDKVGHFYSTYHFSLGASRAFRWTGLSEKKSMFWGAIMGIVVMTPIEILDGFSAGYGASLSDFFANASGAMFLYGQHALWGETRIHPKYSFHRTKYPHQRPELLGKSFSEEILKDYNGQTFWLSIDVDKFLPKGNRYPKWLNLAVGYGAENMIFARDYQNINAGLPPYRQFYLSLDLDLTAIKTKSKFLKSLIFFVNMIHLPAPAISFSSAKGVRFHGWYY, encoded by the coding sequence ATGGCAAAGGCAGTCAAATACATCGGGTTGCTGGCTATCTTTCTACTATATCACTCTTTTGTAAAGGCGCAGCCCGTTGTCTCCAACAAAGACAGCAGCCAAGTAAACCGTTCACGGTTACGTACCCTTATTGTGGGCAGCTCGGTATTGTATGGGGCTGGTTTGGTGGGCTTAAATGAGGTTTGGTACAAAAATTCTCCCAAACAGTCGTTCCATTGGTTTGATGATAGCCAGGAGTGGAAACAAGTAGATAAAGTAGGGCATTTTTACAGTACCTATCATTTTAGCCTGGGGGCTTCCAGGGCTTTTCGCTGGACAGGCTTGTCAGAAAAAAAGTCGATGTTTTGGGGAGCCATCATGGGCATTGTTGTAATGACCCCAATAGAGATTCTCGATGGGTTTTCGGCGGGTTATGGTGCTTCACTCAGCGATTTTTTTGCCAATGCCAGCGGCGCTATGTTTTTGTATGGGCAACACGCCTTATGGGGCGAAACCCGCATCCATCCCAAGTATTCGTTTCACCGTACCAAATACCCCCATCAACGCCCCGAGCTGTTGGGCAAATCGTTTTCTGAAGAAATATTGAAAGACTATAATGGGCAAACTTTTTGGCTTTCGATAGACGTTGACAAATTTTTGCCAAAAGGCAACCGCTATCCCAAATGGCTCAACCTGGCAGTAGGCTATGGTGCCGAAAATATGATTTTTGCCCGCGACTATCAAAACATTAACGCAGGGCTTCCTCCTTATCGTCAGTTTTACCTTTCGCTTGACCTCGACCTTACAGCCATCAAAACTAAAAGTAAGTTTTTAAAAAGTTTGATTTTTTTTGTCAATATGATTCATTTGCCCGCCCCCGCTATATCATTTAGTTCGGCAAAAGGGGTGAGGTTTCATGGGTGGTACTATTAA
- a CDS encoding TonB dependent receptor: MKNYTPKSYTMKNLLIIKLLVFGLILGFTSTQAQQKKPPVKKGQKRQMPAIGKVYGVVKDASTGKPVEFATVALVNMRTKKIVTGAIANDKGKFSISEVKLGMYQLKVNYIGYKVKTLGPIKLFPKKYRGDGIEQNMGEVSIASSTEKLGTVTVTAERETMEIKADRKVFNVEKNITSTGGTSLDALQNVPSVDVDQDGNVSLRGSANVTVFIDGKPSGLTGSGRQAALEQIPASSIKKIEVITNPSAKYDPDGMSGIINIVLKKNVLRGMNGFVNLNVGTNDKYSGSLRLGLRTGAVNAYVNYSGNLFNRFMNSTNVRETYNDARDTTTFLNQVGDGDMQFHSNLLKAGIDINLNEKNTLTFSGLYSIRGFGRDMITDQVNEQQVNGGNRTFLSRSLLNNELGSDGNNMDFNAGYKRYFNNPDKVLALDIRHSRSSSLFSSDLALAPRNEDGTPTGGNSALTINETDNKFNITTAQLDFELPVNKSVKLEMGLKTTIRNIFNGYSVLNDATGTGNYIPDLTQNNDFRYDEQVHAAYGIYNHELTKKLSFQVGLRVEQTMSDAVVENTDQSYKNEFLNMFPSGFVSYKISKQGTFTANYSRRINRPRTRALNPFIIRIDANNQFQGNPALLPEFINSYELSYTHTHKGITLNMTTYFRDIRGNIQRILLEDNVNNIITRSYDNLESGRNYGIEGAFNMRATKWWNFTLSGNFYKTEIDGSNLENELNNEAFSYQTKLLSNFKFSSKFNAQVTGRYRAPIVLAQGEMEEVYSIDAAINYKVLKGKGTLGLRVSDIFNTRRYGFLTNGTDFMQVGNFKPETRIAFLSFSYRFGKMSMDARKMRELRKKRRKRKKRRGNNVPNVDGIN; encoded by the coding sequence ATGAAAAATTATACCCCAAAAAGTTATACCATGAAAAACCTTCTTATTATCAAACTCTTAGTGTTTGGGCTGATACTGGGCTTTACAAGTACTCAGGCGCAGCAAAAAAAACCTCCTGTCAAAAAAGGGCAAAAAAGGCAAATGCCCGCCATTGGAAAAGTATATGGCGTGGTAAAAGATGCTTCTACCGGAAAACCAGTAGAGTTTGCTACAGTGGCGTTGGTAAACATGCGTACAAAAAAAATAGTTACAGGAGCCATTGCCAATGACAAGGGCAAGTTTTCTATCAGTGAGGTAAAGCTAGGAATGTACCAGTTGAAAGTAAATTATATTGGCTATAAAGTAAAAACCCTGGGCCCCATCAAACTCTTTCCTAAAAAATACCGGGGCGATGGCATAGAACAAAATATGGGGGAAGTGAGCATAGCATCGAGCACCGAAAAGCTGGGCACTGTCACTGTAACTGCTGAACGTGAAACAATGGAGATCAAGGCCGATCGTAAGGTGTTCAATGTAGAAAAAAACATTACCAGTACTGGTGGTACCTCGTTAGATGCGTTGCAAAATGTGCCCTCAGTAGATGTAGACCAAGATGGCAATGTGAGTTTACGCGGAAGCGCCAATGTAACGGTGTTTATTGATGGCAAGCCTTCTGGATTGACAGGGAGTGGGCGCCAGGCTGCTTTGGAGCAAATTCCGGCATCGAGCATCAAAAAAATAGAAGTAATTACCAATCCCTCGGCAAAATATGACCCAGACGGAATGTCGGGTATCATTAATATTGTACTGAAAAAGAACGTATTACGTGGAATGAACGGTTTTGTAAACCTCAATGTAGGTACCAACGACAAATACAGTGGTTCGCTTCGCCTGGGATTGCGTACTGGAGCTGTTAACGCCTATGTAAACTATAGCGGCAACTTGTTCAACCGTTTTATGAACTCTACCAATGTGCGTGAAACTTACAACGACGCCCGTGACACGACTACTTTTTTGAATCAAGTAGGCGATGGTGATATGCAGTTTCATTCAAACTTGCTCAAAGCAGGAATAGACATCAACCTGAACGAAAAAAACACCTTGACTTTTAGTGGTTTGTACAGCATCAGAGGCTTTGGCAGAGACATGATCACTGACCAGGTAAACGAGCAACAAGTAAACGGAGGCAATCGTACTTTTTTGTCGCGCTCATTGCTCAACAATGAGTTGGGAAGTGATGGTAATAATATGGATTTTAACGCTGGCTACAAAAGGTATTTTAATAACCCTGATAAAGTCCTGGCGTTAGACATACGTCATTCGCGTTCAAGCAGCTTGTTTAGTTCAGACCTTGCCCTTGCCCCTCGCAATGAAGATGGTACCCCCACAGGAGGTAATTCGGCATTGACTATTAACGAAACCGACAATAAGTTTAATATCACTACCGCCCAACTGGATTTTGAGTTGCCAGTAAATAAAAGCGTAAAACTGGAAATGGGACTCAAAACCACTATAAGAAATATATTCAATGGTTATTCGGTGTTGAACGATGCCACCGGAACGGGCAACTACATCCCAGACCTTACTCAAAACAATGATTTTCGTTACGATGAGCAAGTACACGCCGCTTATGGTATCTACAATCATGAATTGACCAAAAAGTTAAGCTTTCAGGTAGGTTTGCGAGTAGAACAAACCATGTCGGATGCGGTAGTTGAAAACACTGACCAAAGCTACAAAAACGAGTTTTTAAATATGTTTCCAAGTGGTTTTGTAAGCTATAAAATCAGTAAGCAGGGAACCTTTACTGCCAACTATAGCCGACGTATCAACCGCCCCCGTACCCGTGCCCTCAACCCTTTTATTATCAGAATAGATGCCAACAACCAGTTTCAGGGAAACCCAGCCTTACTGCCTGAGTTTATCAACTCTTATGAGTTAAGCTATACCCATACTCACAAAGGCATCACCTTGAACATGACCACTTATTTTAGAGACATTCGGGGCAATATTCAACGTATTTTGTTGGAAGACAACGTCAATAATATCATTACTCGCTCGTATGACAACCTGGAGTCGGGGCGTAACTATGGCATAGAGGGGGCTTTTAATATGCGGGCGACCAAATGGTGGAATTTTACCCTGAGTGGTAACTTCTATAAAACCGAAATTGATGGTTCGAACCTTGAAAATGAACTCAATAACGAAGCATTTAGCTACCAAACCAAGCTGTTGAGTAACTTTAAATTTAGCTCTAAATTCAACGCCCAGGTTACCGGGCGCTACCGTGCTCCTATTGTATTGGCACAAGGCGAAATGGAAGAAGTATATTCAATAGATGCCGCCATTAACTATAAAGTACTGAAAGGCAAGGGCACCCTGGGGCTAAGAGTAAGCGATATATTTAATACTCGCCGTTACGGCTTCCTTACCAATGGCACCGACTTTATGCAGGTGGGTAATTTTAAGCCAGAAACCCGCATTGCATTTCTGAGCTTTTCTTATCGTTTTGGCAAAATGTCGATGGATGCCCGCAAAATGCGTGAGCTGCGCAAAAAACGTCGAAAGCGTAAAAAGAGACGTGGCAACAATGTGCCTAATGTAGATGGGATCAACTAA
- the rlmN gene encoding 23S rRNA (adenine(2503)-C(2))-methyltransferase RlmN has translation MATVSQKQDIRKFSVADISSFLASKGEKAFRAKQIYAWLWQKSANSFEEMTNLSLKLREMLQAHFDITALTVDQQQISNDQTIKSTFKLYDNHIIEGVLIPAKDRMTACVSSQVGCSLTCKFCATGYMSRKRNLEPGEIYDQVVAIARQAEENYEQPLTNIVYMGMGEPLLNYANVLKSVEHITSPEGLNMSPKRITISTAGIAKMIRKLGDDEVKFNLALSLHAANDEKRNEIMPINESNTLVALRDALKYYFQKTKNRVTYEYIVFHNFNDSLKDAEELYRFTRHLPCKVNIIEYNPIAEADFVNTKEDKLAKFAKYLEGKGVIVNVRRSRGKDIDAACGQLAIKEEK, from the coding sequence ATGGCGACAGTAAGCCAAAAACAAGATATAAGAAAATTTTCGGTAGCTGATATTAGCAGCTTTTTGGCAAGTAAAGGTGAAAAAGCCTTTCGAGCCAAACAAATATATGCCTGGCTGTGGCAAAAGTCGGCAAACAGTTTTGAGGAGATGACCAACCTGTCGCTCAAGCTGCGGGAAATGTTACAAGCACACTTCGACATTACTGCATTGACAGTAGACCAACAACAAATTAGTAATGACCAAACAATTAAGTCTACCTTTAAACTTTACGATAATCATATCATAGAAGGAGTGCTCATTCCGGCTAAAGACCGAATGACCGCCTGTGTGTCGTCGCAAGTGGGTTGCTCGCTTACCTGTAAGTTTTGCGCTACAGGTTATATGTCGCGCAAGCGTAACCTGGAGCCAGGAGAGATTTATGATCAGGTAGTGGCCATTGCCCGACAAGCAGAAGAAAACTACGAACAACCCCTCACCAATATAGTATATATGGGGATGGGCGAACCTCTGCTCAATTATGCCAACGTACTAAAATCAGTAGAGCACATTACCTCGCCCGAAGGCTTAAATATGTCGCCTAAGCGAATTACAATATCTACTGCAGGCATTGCCAAAATGATTAGAAAGCTAGGCGATGACGAAGTGAAATTTAACCTGGCTTTGTCGTTGCACGCTGCCAACGATGAAAAGCGCAACGAAATAATGCCTATTAACGAGAGTAACACCTTGGTAGCTTTGCGCGATGCCTTGAAATACTACTTTCAGAAAACCAAAAACCGGGTGACTTACGAGTACATTGTTTTTCATAACTTTAACGACTCGCTCAAAGACGCTGAAGAGCTATATCGTTTTACCCGTCATTTGCCTTGCAAAGTAAATATTATAGAGTATAACCCCATTGCAGAGGCAGATTTTGTAAATACTAAAGAAGACAAGTTGGCTAAGTTTGCCAAATACCTGGAAGGCAAAGGGGTGATTGTAAACGTGAGACGTAGCCGAGGCAAAGACATTGACGCTGCCTGTGGACAATTGGCGATCAAAGAAGAGAAATAG